CGGCAAGGCCGCGGCTACGTCCGTGCGCTTGCGGCGCGGCGCGTTGGCCCGGCTGGGTACGTCTTCCTCAAACTGGTAGTCGCTGGTATTAATCTGCCCCTCATTCTTGCGGGAGGGCGCAGTGGGAACCGCGCTATTATCCTGGGTATCGGCGGCCACCGACTTAGCGGGCTGAGCGGCGGCCCGTGCCGGCGCCTTCGACCGATCTTCGAGGGTTTCCTGCCGGGCCGTTTTGTAGAGAATCAGGTTCTGCGGCAGCGCGTACGAGGGGTAGAGGTACACAAAGTCGCGCGACTTATCGGCCGCCACAAAGCCCAGGGCCCCGGTGGTGGCGTTGTAGTCGAAGCTCTCAATATTGGGCAGAAAACTGCTGACGGGTACGTGCTGCTTCGTCTTAAACGAGTATTTGTAGATGCTGCGCACCCCGCTTTCCTCCCCGAGAAACAGTATTTCGTCGTCGGAAATGGCCCGGGGCCGACCTTCGTTGGAAATCGTGCTGACCAAGGTTTCCACGGGCTGGGTCCGGCCGTCGAGGTAATAAACAAACAGGTCGTAGTTGTTGACCACGTTGCCGAATGAGCCCTTGGCCGTGCCGGCCGAGTCCAGCCAACGGTTGGAGCTGAACACAATACCGTTGCCGTTGGGCAGGAAGGTCGGCTGCACGTCGTCGAATACATCGTCGGTGAGCTTTTCGGGCGTGCGGCTGCCGGCCCGCAGCACGTACAAATCGTTCTGCCCGTTGCGCACTCCGCTAAACACCAACGCCTTGCCGTCGGGCGAATAACTCAAATCCAGAATCTGGGAAAAAGGCCGGAAGATGGTGGAGGCATTACGGCCAAAGAGCCCATCCACGGCCCGGAATATAAAGTTCGTTGGACCGGCATCGGCCGAAACCAGACTCAGGTTCATGCTGCCTTTCACTTCGCCGGCAACGGCAACCTGGCTGTTGCTACGCCAGGCCAACGCCGGCAACCGGATTTCCACCTGCTGGTCGGGGGTTTTGTAGCCGCCGCGGTAAATGGTATGCTGCCCGGAGCCATCCTTATTGACTACGACTACCCGGTAGCGGCCCCGCTCGTTGGCCACGTAAGCCAGCCGCTGCCCATTGGGGCTAAGCACGGCTTGCGAATACAGAATGCCTTTACGGTTGCTTTTGGCCAGCTGCCGAGCCTCTTCGGGCAGCACAAAGGCCGTTTGGGGCTGGGCGTTGAGCTGCCGGTAATACGCCACCCAGTCCTTGAGAAATACTTTATAGGGCACGTTCAGCGAGCTGCTGATGCCCACTTCCACGTCGCGGGTGATGCGCGTCAGGTTCAGAATATTCTGAATGGTGGTGTAGCCGTAGCGCTCGGCAATGTAGTTCCAGATGCTCTGGCCGGCCAGCTCGGGGTTGCGCACAAAAAACTGCGCCGGCCGGTTCGACTCCACTTTCTGGGTCATGTCGCGCATGTAGTCGTCCATGTCCACGCTCCAGCCCTCGGAGGCGTAGGCCGAGGCTCCCGACACAAACCAGTCGGGCAGCTGCAGCAGGTAGCTGCTCTGGATGACTTCCTTCAGCGAGCCGCCGTACATCATGTCGTTGAGCAGCACCTTGGTAATCTGGTAGCTCAAGTCGCGCTTAAACAGGGTTTGCTGACCCTGAAAGGCCAACTGCACCTTGCTCATGCGCAGCAGCTCGGTTTCGCCGCCGGTCTGGTATTTGTCGGTATCCAGGCCCACGTTGCTCTGCCGCAGGTCGCCCACGGAGTTATAGAGCATGATGGTGGTTTTGGAGTACGGATAGTAGCCAATGAGCGACGTAATGCGCTGCAGCTCTTTTTCCGCGTACTCGGCCGCGCGGCGGGCCGCCACTTCCCCGCCGGCGTAGAAATAGATGGTAAAGTTTTGGGTGCTGAGCTGCTGCCAGTTAAAGTCCTTGTACTGAATCCGGACCCGCCCGAACGGCTCCTGCGCCGTCTGAGCTTGGGCTGCGTCTCCGGCCGACAGCACCAGGGCTGCCGATAACGCCACGAGTAAGGATACGTGCTTCATAGAGAAGGCGAAAAGCGGAGAAATCAGGAAGAAAAGCCGGCCTCGGAAAGGCTAGCTAAGTATAACGCAGAATACCGCTCGATATTGACCTCGGGCCATAATTCCGCGGTGCCTTCCAGCACATCGGCAAAATGGGCGGCCAGCCGCGGAGCAATCATTACTCCTTTGGAGCCGAAGCCATTACATATACTCACAACCGGCCGGGCCGGATGCGTACCTACCAAGGGTTTTCGGTCGGGCACGGTTGGGCGCAGGCCCATGCGCTGCCCGGTTACCGAAAATGGCTGATCCGTCATGGCCCCCAGCTTGTGACTGAGCTCCTGCCGGGCTTCGGCCGTAATAGTTTCCGCAAATGGGGGCCGCCGGTACGTGGCTCCCACCCGAAAACGCTGCTGCCCCAGCGGCACTACGTAAGCGCCCCGGTTGAGCACCTGGGCTTCGGATAAGCCCGGGCACTCCACGTCGAGCACCTCGCCCTGGTTGGGCCGCAGCGGCAGCCAGTTAAAGTACGGATTTTGTGTGGCCGCGCTGCCTTCGCAGAAGATTATGTGCTGGGCCTGCACACTTTCCCCGTAAACAACGCCGCTGTCGTGGACAACAAGTCGATGCGGGTCAAAAGTTTCGCGCCGCAGCCACCCATTTTGCAGTCCTTCCGTAGCCAGCGCGGCCAGCAGTTCGCGCAGGGCTACGTAGCCGCCCCGCCGAATAGTAATGCCCCCAAATTCCTGGCGCAAACCGGCTTGGGGTGCGGGGCTAAGATTAATGTCGGCCACGAAATCCTGCCACGGGTTATCGGCACTCCGGGCCAGAATCGTGTTTTGCTCGGCCACCGAGGCGAGCAGCTTCAGAATGGGCACTTCGAAGAAAAACTGCTGGCCAAACTGCCTTTCCAGCGCCCGGTAAAAGGCCGCCGCGGCCGTCAGTAGCTCGTCGGCCCGCCAGGTGAGGGCAAAGCGCTGCCCGGCCACGGGGTTCATCAGGCCCGCCGCCACGTTGGAAGCCGAATCGGGCTGGTAGGTATCCAGCACCAGCACGGGGTGGCCCCGGCGGCGCAGTTCATAGCTCAGGGTGGCCCCGGCAATACCGTGGCCGATAATCAGGTACTCAACGCTCGTCATGGCTGGCAAGGTAAGAGGAAAACGGCGGGGCCGCGGGATGAAAAAGCCCGGCCAACTCCAGCCCGGGCCGCCGCTACCGGGCTTGGCCGTGCTTGTTCGCGGTAAGACTCGTAACTTACCTGCCCAATTTCACTGGCTGCGGCCAGGTTTATTTTAGTACATAAGCTGCATGGTCGTTTCTGGTTTTACGTTCAACGCCTTTTCTGAAAACACCTACCTGCTGCACGATGCCACCAAGCAGTGCGTCATCGTCGACCCCGGCTGCTACGATAAGGCCGAGCAGCAGGCCCTGCGGGCTTTTATCGAGGCGCAGGGTTTACAGGTAGTGCTGCTGGTCAATACCCATTGCCACATCGACCACGTGTTCGGCAACCAGTTTATTCTCGACACCTATCAGGTTCCGTTTTTGATTCACGAGGCCGACCTGCCCACGCTGCGGGCCGTACCTACCTACGCCCCCAGCTACGGCTTTGCCCAGTACCAGCCAGCCGAGCCGACGGGCTTTTTGACGCCCGGCACCCCCGTCACGTTTGGTACCACCGAGCTGGAAGTCCGCTTCGCACCGGGCCACGCCCCCGGCCACGTCGTGTTTTACCACGTGCCCACCCAGGTCGTCATTGGCGGTGACGTGCTGTTTCAGGGCAGCATTGGCCGCACCGATTTGCCCGGCGGCGACTACAACACGCTTATTAATAGTATTCGCACCGAATTGCTGACCCTGCCCGACGCCGTGACGGTATACCCCGGCCACGGGCCGGCCACCACCATCGGGGCCGAGCGAGTGGGTAATCCATTCCTGCGCTAAGTTCGTTTGTCTTTCCTTTTGCATGAAGAATCACCTTCCTAACGCGGTTACCTGCCTCAATTTGTTTGCGGGCTGCTTGGCCCTGTGCAACATTTTTGCCGGCCACCTCGAAACGGCCGCCTACCTCGTGGGCTTGGCCGCCGCCTTCGACTTTGCCGATGGCCTCCTGGCCCGGGCCCTGCATGCCTCCTCCCCTATCGGTAAGGACCTCG
The sequence above is drawn from the Hymenobacter chitinivorans DSM 11115 genome and encodes:
- a CDS encoding LpqB family beta-propeller domain-containing protein encodes the protein MKHVSLLVALSAALVLSAGDAAQAQTAQEPFGRVRIQYKDFNWQQLSTQNFTIYFYAGGEVAARRAAEYAEKELQRITSLIGYYPYSKTTIMLYNSVGDLRQSNVGLDTDKYQTGGETELLRMSKVQLAFQGQQTLFKRDLSYQITKVLLNDMMYGGSLKEVIQSSYLLQLPDWFVSGASAYASEGWSVDMDDYMRDMTQKVESNRPAQFFVRNPELAGQSIWNYIAERYGYTTIQNILNLTRITRDVEVGISSSLNVPYKVFLKDWVAYYRQLNAQPQTAFVLPEEARQLAKSNRKGILYSQAVLSPNGQRLAYVANERGRYRVVVVNKDGSGQHTIYRGGYKTPDQQVEIRLPALAWRSNSQVAVAGEVKGSMNLSLVSADAGPTNFIFRAVDGLFGRNASTIFRPFSQILDLSYSPDGKALVFSGVRNGQNDLYVLRAGSRTPEKLTDDVFDDVQPTFLPNGNGIVFSSNRWLDSAGTAKGSFGNVVNNYDLFVYYLDGRTQPVETLVSTISNEGRPRAISDDEILFLGEESGVRSIYKYSFKTKQHVPVSSFLPNIESFDYNATTGALGFVAADKSRDFVYLYPSYALPQNLILYKTARQETLEDRSKAPARAAAQPAKSVAADTQDNSAVPTAPSRKNEGQINTSDYQFEEDVPSRANAPRRKRTDVAAALPTAPPAEAFSVAGPYKYDKRFSIDNVVSSLYADPLLGLGLIGQANMSDMFEDHRIRAGIFALTDLRTSNIYAEYSNLKKRYDWSIGYQKQAYFFDAENQRLRFGRHEVSPTIAYPLTHNLSVRGGPRFVNVNRTVISKFSTEDDINRSYIGLSGELVFDNAISTGVNMMEGTRMKIGVLKLNGIDDGSQNFGKIYVDLRHYQKIHRQIVWANRASFGSFFGTSAQTFRLGGMDNWLNARYDDPRLTPTNALLSDPTQVFYQQFVTNLRGFAYSKRNGPRYVLFNSELRMPIIQYLSRKPIYSGFFRNLQLTAFGDAGSAYSGSNPFNENNSFNTQVQGGNGNGFTATVVNFRNPLLLGYGFGMRTTLLGFYGKADVAWGQEDYVQKGPKFYFTLGYDF
- a CDS encoding NAD(P)/FAD-dependent oxidoreductase codes for the protein MTSVEYLIIGHGIAGATLSYELRRRGHPVLVLDTYQPDSASNVAAGLMNPVAGQRFALTWRADELLTAAAAFYRALERQFGQQFFFEVPILKLLASVAEQNTILARSADNPWQDFVADINLSPAPQAGLRQEFGGITIRRGGYVALRELLAALATEGLQNGWLRRETFDPHRLVVHDSGVVYGESVQAQHIIFCEGSAATQNPYFNWLPLRPNQGEVLDVECPGLSEAQVLNRGAYVVPLGQQRFRVGATYRRPPFAETITAEARQELSHKLGAMTDQPFSVTGQRMGLRPTVPDRKPLVGTHPARPVVSICNGFGSKGVMIAPRLAAHFADVLEGTAELWPEVNIERYSALYLASLSEAGFSS
- a CDS encoding MBL fold metallo-hydrolase; this translates as MVVSGFTFNAFSENTYLLHDATKQCVIVDPGCYDKAEQQALRAFIEAQGLQVVLLVNTHCHIDHVFGNQFILDTYQVPFLIHEADLPTLRAVPTYAPSYGFAQYQPAEPTGFLTPGTPVTFGTTELEVRFAPGHAPGHVVFYHVPTQVVIGGDVLFQGSIGRTDLPGGDYNTLINSIRTELLTLPDAVTVYPGHGPATTIGAERVGNPFLR